In Shouchella patagoniensis, the following are encoded in one genomic region:
- a CDS encoding PolC-type DNA polymerase III, whose protein sequence is MSDAMQTREERLLLLLEQLQIPEDILHHFKNGYIKKLAISQESKTWHFYIHLDHLLPAELFELFQGRLSQTFRDIAKVSCSFSYTNSAPDEAMWNRYWPLIASELTTVSPPLASVLQKQVVKLVENKLALVAQNDAEAEAMKRKLAEPFKQISTRFGLPLLPLAISVQESQEVYEEFVRKRAEEDHSKVVEAMLEKKRVEDEMSKQVKDANLSMGYTIKDDPTPLEAIVDEERRITVQGYVFATDIRELRSGRTLLTFKITDYTDSILVKMFSRDKEDVPVMQALKKGMWLKVRGGIQNDTFVRDLVMIANDFNQITPSTRVDTADEKRVELHTHSTMSQMDGLVSVGQYVEQAAKWGHSAVAITDHGVVQAFPEAYNASKKHGINVIFGMEANIVDDGVPIAYNSDHRHLLEEEYVVFDVETTGLSAVYNTVIELAAVKIKNGEIVDTYESFADPKEPISATIIELTGITDDMVQGAPDPLEVLKQFREFAGEATIVAHNASFDIGFLNVGYKKLGFTEVKNPVIDTLELGRFLYPELKNHRLNTLCKKFDIELVSHHRAIYDTQATAYLLWKMVKDSAEKEIFYHDELNNHMGQGNFHRQRPFHCTILVTSQEGLKNLYKLVSMSHLQYYFRTPRIPRSQLSKHREGLIIGSACDKGEVFEGMMQKSADEVEGIARFYDYLEIQPLGNYRHLIERELIKNETALQEIIGKIIDLGKQLEIPVVATGNAHYLDEEDAIYRKILIASQGGANPLNKQTLPQVHFRTTDEMLNEFAFLGEEEAAKVVVEASNEIANKVGEVHPIPDDLYAPKIEGADDEMREMSYGRARMIYGDNLPEIVEARLEKELKSIIGHGFAVIYLISQKLVKKSLDDGYLVGSRGSVGSSFVATMTEITEVNPLAPHYVCPACKHSQFFDDGSVASGYDLPDATCPECGADYKKDGQDIPFETFLGFKGDKVPDIDLNFSGEYQPRAHAYTKDLFGEEYVYRAGTIGTVAEKTAYGYVKGYQSDHDLLMRGAEIDRLVSGCTGVKRTTGQHPGGIIVVPDYMDIHDFSPIQFPADDKNSEWKTTHFDFHSIHDNLLKLDILGHDDPTAIRMLQDLSGIDPKTIPTDDPEVMKIFASPDVLGVTEEQIMCKTGTLGIPEFGTRFVRQMLEETKPSTFSELLQISGLSHGTDVWLGNANELIYNGTCELKDVIGCRDDIMVYLIYKGLESSLAFKIMEFVRKGKGLQPEWVEEMKKHDVPDWYIDSCTKIKYMFPKAHAAAYVLMAVRIAYFKVHHPILYYATYFTVRADDFEMDIMIKGPSSIRAKIEEINAKGLDAAPKEKAVLTVLELSLEMCERGFGFQKVDLYKSSATEFIVDGEKLLPPFNSLNGVGTNAALNIVKARESGHFLSKEDLQQRAKLTKTVVENLSDHGCLEGLPDSNQLSLF, encoded by the coding sequence ATGAGCGATGCAATGCAGACAAGAGAAGAACGTCTCTTGCTCCTGTTGGAACAATTACAAATTCCAGAAGATATTCTCCACCATTTTAAAAATGGATATATTAAAAAACTAGCAATCTCACAAGAAAGCAAAACGTGGCACTTCTACATTCATTTGGACCATCTGTTACCTGCAGAGTTATTTGAGTTGTTTCAAGGTCGTTTATCACAAACATTTCGCGATATTGCGAAAGTAAGTTGTTCGTTTTCATACACGAATAGTGCGCCGGATGAGGCAATGTGGAATCGGTATTGGCCTTTAATTGCCAGTGAATTAACGACTGTTTCTCCACCTCTTGCATCGGTCTTACAAAAGCAAGTAGTAAAGTTGGTTGAAAACAAACTCGCGCTTGTCGCACAAAATGATGCGGAAGCAGAGGCAATGAAGAGAAAGTTAGCTGAGCCGTTTAAACAGATAAGCACTCGTTTTGGTTTACCTTTGCTACCGCTTGCTATCAGTGTGCAAGAATCACAGGAAGTTTATGAAGAATTTGTTCGAAAGCGTGCTGAGGAAGACCATTCCAAAGTCGTTGAGGCGATGCTTGAGAAGAAGCGTGTAGAAGATGAAATGTCCAAACAAGTGAAAGATGCAAATTTATCGATGGGGTATACGATTAAAGATGATCCGACACCTCTTGAGGCAATTGTTGATGAAGAACGCCGTATTACGGTTCAAGGATATGTCTTTGCCACAGATATTCGTGAGTTACGCAGTGGACGGACATTATTAACATTTAAGATCACAGATTACACCGATTCGATTTTAGTTAAAATGTTTTCACGTGATAAAGAAGATGTACCCGTTATGCAGGCGCTTAAGAAAGGGATGTGGCTAAAAGTCCGAGGCGGGATTCAGAATGATACGTTTGTACGTGATCTTGTGATGATAGCGAATGACTTTAACCAAATTACACCAAGTACCCGTGTAGATACTGCTGATGAAAAACGAGTGGAGCTACATACACATTCCACAATGAGTCAAATGGATGGTCTTGTTTCAGTTGGACAATATGTTGAACAAGCGGCAAAGTGGGGCCATTCGGCTGTAGCAATTACCGATCATGGTGTTGTTCAAGCATTTCCGGAAGCCTATAATGCAAGCAAAAAACATGGAATCAATGTCATCTTTGGAATGGAAGCAAATATTGTTGATGATGGGGTCCCTATTGCATACAACTCTGATCATCGCCATTTATTGGAAGAAGAGTATGTAGTATTTGACGTAGAGACAACTGGTTTATCTGCAGTGTATAACACGGTCATTGAGCTTGCAGCAGTCAAAATTAAAAACGGTGAAATCGTCGACACGTATGAGTCGTTTGCCGATCCAAAAGAGCCTATTTCAGCAACAATAATAGAACTCACTGGTATTACCGATGATATGGTCCAAGGAGCACCTGACCCACTAGAAGTATTAAAGCAATTCAGGGAGTTCGCTGGAGAGGCAACGATCGTTGCTCACAATGCTAGTTTTGATATTGGTTTTTTAAATGTTGGTTATAAAAAACTCGGTTTTACTGAAGTCAAAAACCCAGTCATTGATACGCTAGAACTAGGGCGTTTCCTTTATCCAGAATTAAAAAACCACCGTCTCAACACGTTATGTAAAAAGTTTGATATTGAACTGGTCAGCCACCACAGAGCGATCTATGATACACAGGCAACAGCATATTTACTTTGGAAGATGGTCAAAGATTCTGCGGAGAAAGAGATTTTTTATCATGATGAACTAAATAACCATATGGGACAAGGTAACTTTCACCGTCAACGGCCATTTCATTGTACCATTCTCGTAACTTCTCAAGAAGGACTGAAGAATTTATATAAACTTGTTTCAATGTCCCATTTGCAATATTATTTCCGGACACCGCGTATTCCACGATCTCAACTCAGTAAGCACCGTGAAGGATTAATTATTGGTTCTGCTTGCGATAAAGGTGAAGTATTTGAAGGGATGATGCAGAAATCGGCTGATGAAGTAGAGGGAATTGCTCGTTTCTATGATTATTTGGAAATTCAACCGTTAGGGAATTATCGTCATTTAATCGAACGAGAATTAATTAAGAATGAGACTGCATTACAAGAGATCATAGGGAAAATTATTGACTTAGGGAAACAATTAGAAATACCCGTTGTTGCGACAGGTAACGCTCATTACTTGGATGAAGAAGATGCGATTTATAGGAAAATACTAATCGCCTCTCAAGGTGGTGCTAATCCATTAAATAAGCAAACCCTCCCGCAAGTACATTTTCGTACTACAGATGAAATGCTTAATGAGTTTGCTTTTTTAGGTGAGGAAGAAGCCGCAAAAGTTGTTGTGGAAGCATCCAATGAGATTGCGAACAAAGTAGGAGAGGTACACCCAATACCTGATGATTTGTATGCGCCTAAAATTGAAGGTGCGGATGACGAGATGCGAGAAATGAGTTATGGTCGAGCTCGGATGATCTACGGAGATAATCTACCAGAGATTGTTGAAGCGCGATTGGAGAAAGAACTTAAGAGCATCATTGGTCATGGTTTTGCGGTTATTTATTTAATTTCACAAAAGCTTGTTAAAAAATCACTAGATGACGGTTACCTTGTTGGTTCTAGGGGATCAGTTGGATCTTCTTTTGTGGCGACAATGACTGAGATTACTGAAGTGAATCCTTTAGCCCCTCATTACGTTTGTCCGGCATGCAAGCACTCACAATTTTTTGATGATGGTTCCGTCGCATCAGGCTATGATTTACCTGACGCAACATGCCCTGAATGCGGAGCAGATTACAAAAAAGATGGACAAGATATCCCGTTTGAAACGTTTCTAGGTTTTAAAGGAGACAAAGTTCCAGATATTGATCTGAACTTCTCTGGTGAGTACCAGCCTCGTGCACATGCTTATACAAAGGACTTATTTGGTGAAGAGTATGTTTACCGAGCAGGAACGATTGGTACAGTAGCAGAGAAAACAGCTTATGGTTATGTGAAAGGCTATCAAAGTGATCATGATTTATTGATGCGAGGAGCAGAGATCGATCGACTCGTTTCAGGTTGTACAGGAGTAAAAAGGACGACTGGGCAACACCCAGGGGGGATTATAGTTGTACCTGACTACATGGACATCCATGATTTTTCCCCTATTCAATTCCCGGCAGATGATAAGAATTCGGAGTGGAAGACAACACACTTTGACTTCCACTCGATTCATGATAACTTGCTAAAACTTGATATTCTAGGTCATGATGATCCTACAGCAATACGGATGCTTCAAGATTTAAGTGGGATTGATCCAAAAACAATACCGACAGATGACCCGGAAGTAATGAAAATCTTTGCTTCACCAGATGTGCTTGGAGTAACAGAGGAGCAAATCATGTGTAAAACAGGGACACTTGGTATACCTGAATTTGGGACACGTTTTGTACGACAGATGCTTGAAGAAACAAAGCCAAGTACGTTTTCAGAATTACTACAGATCTCCGGTCTTTCACATGGGACAGATGTATGGTTAGGAAATGCAAACGAACTTATTTATAATGGAACATGTGAGTTAAAAGATGTAATTGGCTGTCGAGATGATATTATGGTTTATTTGATTTATAAAGGGCTTGAGTCTTCTCTAGCATTTAAGATTATGGAATTTGTGCGTAAAGGCAAGGGGCTTCAACCAGAGTGGGTGGAAGAAATGAAAAAGCATGATGTGCCTGATTGGTACATCGATTCATGTACAAAAATCAAGTACATGTTTCCAAAAGCTCACGCAGCAGCTTATGTATTAATGGCAGTGCGAATTGCTTATTTCAAAGTTCACCATCCAATTCTTTATTACGCAACTTATTTTACTGTTCGGGCCGATGATTTTGAGATGGATATAATGATTAAAGGTCCTAGCTCGATCCGGGCGAAAATTGAAGAAATCAATGCAAAAGGGCTAGATGCTGCTCCGAAGGAAAAAGCGGTGCTAACGGTATTAGAATTATCACTTGAAATGTGTGAACGGGGCTTTGGTTTTCAAAAGGTAGATTTATATAAGTCTTCTGCAACAGAATTCATTGTTGATGGGGAAAAGCTTTTACCTCCGTTTAATTCATTAAATGGTGTAGGTACAAATGCGGCTTTAAACATTGTTAAAGCACGTGAGAGTGGACATTTCTTATCGAAAGAAGATTTGCAACAAAGGGCGAAGTTGACAAAAACAGTTGTAGAAAACTTGTCCGACCATGGTTGTTTAGAAGGATTACCTGATTCGAATCAGCTATCGTTGTTTTAA
- a CDS encoding proline--tRNA ligase, with translation MRQSTFLAPTMRDVPADADAISHQLMLRAGMMRQIASGVYAYMPLAKRAMAKIETIIREELDKIGAQELLLPSLHPAELWQESGRWESMGDELIRLKDRHNRDFALGPTHEEVITMLIKDGIASYKKLPLNVYQIQTKFRDERRPRFGLLRGREFIMKDAYSFHDSAESLDEMYWAMHAAYSRIFTRVGLTFRPVIADSGSMGGKDTHEFMALASVGEDTIVYSDESEYAANLEMAASAAPPSAEVQVYGRLEKKETPNAKTVDDAAAALGLDADDIFKALVVMLDDELTLLILRGNDELNEVKALHELGAKEMRMATEQEVVDAFGASPGSIGPVGVGNVPIYADHRIHSMKTIACGANETGYHYVHVGPGHDYTVTAYKDLRTVREGDPSPDGKGTLRFAEGIEIGQVFKLGTRYSESLDAKYLDSNGKAQPFLMGCYGIGVSRTIAAVIEQHHDEFGVVWPKAVAPFHVHLLALNVKNEEQKQLAESLYQELREASIEVLYDDRPERAGVKFKDSDLMGLPVRVSVGKRAGEGFVEVKVRKTGEQLELPAGELASWLHQFLSE, from the coding sequence TTGAGACAATCGACTTTTTTAGCGCCAACAATGCGCGATGTACCAGCAGATGCCGATGCGATTAGCCATCAGCTTATGCTTCGTGCAGGGATGATGCGACAAATCGCTTCTGGTGTTTACGCTTATATGCCTCTTGCAAAGCGAGCAATGGCTAAAATTGAAACAATTATAAGAGAAGAATTGGATAAGATTGGTGCCCAGGAATTATTGCTGCCTAGTTTGCATCCTGCGGAACTATGGCAGGAATCTGGCCGTTGGGAAAGCATGGGTGATGAGCTAATTCGCTTGAAGGATCGCCATAACCGTGATTTTGCACTTGGTCCTACCCATGAAGAAGTCATTACAATGTTAATCAAAGATGGTATTGCATCTTATAAAAAATTACCTCTTAATGTCTATCAAATACAAACGAAGTTTCGCGATGAGCGTCGACCTCGTTTCGGTTTATTACGAGGTCGAGAGTTCATTATGAAAGATGCCTATTCTTTTCATGATTCAGCGGAAAGTCTCGATGAAATGTATTGGGCCATGCACGCTGCCTATTCACGCATCTTTACACGAGTTGGTCTAACTTTCCGCCCGGTAATTGCTGATTCAGGTTCAATGGGTGGTAAAGATACCCATGAATTCATGGCTTTGGCAAGTGTAGGCGAAGATACAATCGTATACTCTGATGAATCGGAGTACGCAGCGAACTTAGAAATGGCTGCAAGTGCTGCTCCTCCTTCGGCAGAAGTGCAAGTATATGGCCGTTTAGAAAAGAAAGAAACACCAAACGCGAAAACGGTTGATGATGCAGCTGCGGCGTTAGGACTTGATGCTGATGATATTTTTAAAGCGTTAGTTGTTATGCTTGATGATGAGCTTACTCTTCTGATTCTACGTGGAAATGATGAGCTTAATGAAGTCAAAGCACTGCATGAACTCGGTGCAAAAGAGATGAGAATGGCCACTGAACAAGAAGTGGTTGATGCTTTTGGTGCATCTCCTGGTTCAATCGGTCCAGTTGGTGTTGGAAATGTTCCAATTTACGCGGATCATCGCATTCACAGTATGAAAACGATCGCGTGCGGTGCAAATGAAACAGGTTACCATTATGTACATGTGGGCCCTGGGCATGATTACACTGTAACAGCTTATAAAGACTTACGTACTGTCCGTGAAGGTGATCCTTCACCAGATGGCAAAGGCACACTTCGCTTTGCTGAAGGGATTGAAATCGGACAAGTATTTAAACTTGGTACGAGGTATTCAGAATCTCTTGATGCAAAGTATTTGGATTCAAATGGAAAAGCGCAACCATTTCTTATGGGTTGCTACGGGATTGGTGTATCTCGAACCATTGCAGCAGTGATTGAGCAGCATCATGATGAGTTTGGCGTTGTGTGGCCAAAAGCAGTAGCTCCGTTTCATGTCCACTTGCTTGCACTAAATGTGAAAAATGAAGAGCAAAAGCAACTTGCAGAGTCTCTCTATCAAGAACTTAGGGAAGCATCTATCGAAGTTTTATATGATGATCGACCTGAACGGGCCGGCGTCAAATTTAAAGATTCTGATTTAATGGGTTTACCTGTTCGAGTTTCAGTGGGTAAACGCGCAGGTGAAGGTTTTGTTGAAGTAAAGGTCCGTAAAACGGGCGAACAGCTTGAATTGCCCGCTGGCGAGTTGGCAAGCTGGCTGCATCAATTTTTGAGCGAATAA
- the rseP gene encoding RIP metalloprotease RseP, with protein sequence MNTLLAFIAIFSVLVFVHEWGHLYFAKKAGILCYEFAIGMGPKLFAFERNDTIYTVRLLPIGGYVRMAGEEPEQTTIRPGYEIGLVFDDKQMVTEIIINNKSKHPEAHVVQVERIDLIHELFIETVDEESGETIRYNVHEKAMIVQDEVAQINAPWHRQFGSKSLPKRAMAIFAGPMMNFILAFVILLALSLYQGVRLTSEIVIPENETSPAQEAGLETGDVITSIEGTPVSTWNEMTAEVQKYPNQEIALSFERNGEEMQTNASLEQREVMPDEFEGVLGVQGIFEFSFLGSLQHSAQQFVTLATSIFDTLSLIFTGQFSLDYISGPVGIYDITDQAVSLGLLTVINFAALLSINLGVINLFPIPALDGGRLMFLAYEGIRGKPVSPEKEGAIQFVGFALVMLLMIIVTWNDISKLFS encoded by the coding sequence TTGAATACATTGCTTGCATTTATTGCCATATTCAGTGTGCTTGTGTTTGTGCACGAATGGGGCCATCTTTATTTTGCAAAAAAAGCCGGCATACTTTGTTATGAGTTTGCGATTGGCATGGGTCCGAAATTATTCGCTTTTGAACGCAATGACACAATATACACGGTACGTCTTTTGCCTATTGGCGGTTACGTCCGGATGGCTGGTGAAGAGCCGGAACAAACAACGATTCGTCCCGGGTATGAAATCGGACTTGTTTTTGATGACAAGCAAATGGTAACAGAGATTATCATTAATAATAAATCGAAGCATCCCGAAGCGCATGTCGTGCAAGTGGAACGTATTGATTTAATTCATGAGTTGTTTATTGAAACAGTGGATGAAGAATCAGGCGAAACGATTCGTTACAATGTCCATGAAAAGGCAATGATCGTCCAAGATGAAGTAGCGCAAATTAATGCGCCGTGGCATCGCCAGTTTGGTTCTAAATCATTGCCAAAAAGAGCGATGGCGATTTTTGCTGGTCCGATGATGAACTTCATATTGGCTTTTGTCATTTTGTTAGCTCTTAGTTTGTACCAAGGAGTCCGTTTAACATCGGAAATTGTCATTCCTGAAAACGAAACCTCACCTGCACAAGAAGCTGGACTAGAAACAGGTGATGTCATCACTTCAATCGAAGGTACACCTGTTTCAACTTGGAATGAGATGACGGCAGAAGTGCAGAAATACCCAAACCAAGAAATTGCTCTTTCGTTTGAACGTAATGGTGAAGAAATGCAAACCAATGCTTCACTTGAACAAAGAGAGGTTATGCCAGATGAGTTTGAAGGTGTTTTAGGTGTACAAGGAATCTTTGAATTTTCGTTTCTAGGCTCACTTCAGCATAGCGCACAACAATTTGTGACACTCGCTACTTCAATCTTTGACACATTAAGCTTAATATTTACTGGTCAATTTTCATTAGACTATATTTCAGGTCCTGTAGGGATTTACGATATAACTGATCAAGCCGTTTCGTTAGGGTTGTTAACGGTTATTAACTTCGCCGCCCTTCTCAGTATTAATCTTGGCGTCATTAACTTGTTCCCGATACCTGCCTTAGATGGTGGGCGTCTAATGTTCCTAGCTTATGAGGGGATACGTGGGAAGCCTGTTTCTCCAGAAAAAGAAGGAGCAATCCAGTTTGTTGGTTTTGCACTAGTGATGCTGTTAATGATTATTGTGACATGGAATGATATTAGTAAACTGTTTTCTTAA
- the dxr gene encoding 1-deoxy-D-xylulose-5-phosphate reductoisomerase, with product MKQVSLLGSTGSVGTQTLDVIRAYPDAFTLSAMACGSNIELARQQIIEFKPELVSVSTTEDASKLKAEFGEHVDFMYGTDGLVEVARFDKSDVTVTAITGSVGLLPTLAAIEAKKPIAIANKETLVTAGHLVVEAAKRHGVPLIPVDSEHSAIFQALQGESHKTIDRLILTASGGSFRDRTREELEQVTVEEALSHPNWSMGAKITIDSATMMNKGLEVIEARWLFDLDYDKIDVLIHKESIIHSMVEFVDRSVIAQLGTPDMRVPIQYALTHPDRYAAHSNTKRLELWELGKLHFNKMDMERYRCMHLAYEAGKAGGTMTTVLNAANEVAVERFLNGQLTFLEIEQVIEQALETHSLIANPTLDEIQAVDKEIREQLTR from the coding sequence GTGAAACAAGTCAGTCTTTTAGGCTCAACAGGTTCAGTGGGAACACAAACGCTAGATGTAATTCGTGCATATCCAGACGCATTTACTCTTTCAGCAATGGCTTGTGGTTCCAATATTGAGCTTGCTCGTCAGCAAATCATAGAATTTAAACCAGAACTTGTTTCCGTTTCAACAACTGAAGATGCAAGCAAGCTTAAAGCAGAATTTGGCGAACATGTTGATTTTATGTATGGCACAGACGGCTTAGTAGAAGTAGCGAGGTTTGATAAAAGCGATGTTACTGTTACGGCGATCACTGGTTCAGTAGGCCTACTGCCCACACTTGCCGCAATTGAAGCAAAGAAACCAATTGCGATCGCAAACAAAGAAACACTTGTGACTGCAGGTCATCTTGTTGTAGAAGCTGCGAAAAGACACGGTGTACCATTAATACCGGTAGATAGTGAACACTCTGCTATCTTTCAAGCGCTACAAGGGGAGTCGCATAAAACAATTGATCGACTTATATTAACGGCGTCGGGTGGTAGTTTTCGAGATCGGACAAGAGAAGAATTAGAACAAGTGACAGTAGAAGAAGCACTGTCGCATCCGAATTGGTCAATGGGTGCTAAAATAACAATTGATTCTGCCACGATGATGAATAAAGGCCTAGAAGTAATCGAAGCAAGATGGCTTTTTGACTTGGATTATGACAAAATTGATGTATTAATCCATAAAGAAAGCATTATTCATTCAATGGTGGAATTTGTGGACCGTAGCGTCATTGCTCAATTAGGGACGCCCGATATGCGTGTACCCATTCAATACGCTCTTACACATCCAGATCGATATGCTGCGCACTCGAATACGAAGAGATTAGAGTTATGGGAGCTCGGCAAACTACATTTTAATAAAATGGACATGGAACGTTATCGATGTATGCATTTAGCGTATGAAGCTGGCAAGGCAGGCGGTACGATGACAACGGTATTAAATGCGGCTAACGAGGTGGCAGTTGAACGTTTTTTAAATGGACAACTAACATTTCTTGAGATTGAGCAAGTAATTGAGCAGGCACTTGAGACGCATTCACTGATTGCTAACCCCACGCTTGATGAGATCCAAGCAGTTGATAAAGAGATTCGCGAACAATTAACGCGGTAA
- a CDS encoding phosphatidate cytidylyltransferase, with protein MKTRIVTGIFIGIVILAMVGLGGWWFSGFVSLMATVAMIELLKMKKIKALSLRGIFGLLSMWLLLVPSSWFDQVIPVEYSKIEMFIFLILVLLMLTVLTKNKFTFDEVGFIVLSSVYVGFGFHYLIISREVSDIGLLLVLFVIVLIWTTDSGAYFVGKALGKTKLWPEISPNKTIEGSLGGIVLAIIVGSIFYTINPFLSSYITALMIILVTAIFGQIGDLVESALKRHYAVKDSGNVLPGHGGILDRFDSLIFVMPILHLLQLI; from the coding sequence ATGAAAACACGGATTGTAACTGGAATCTTTATTGGGATCGTCATATTAGCCATGGTTGGACTTGGTGGATGGTGGTTCTCAGGGTTTGTCAGTTTGATGGCAACTGTAGCGATGATAGAGCTGTTAAAAATGAAAAAAATAAAAGCTCTCTCTCTCAGGGGGATATTTGGATTGCTATCAATGTGGCTCCTACTTGTGCCATCTAGTTGGTTTGACCAAGTGATCCCAGTTGAATATTCAAAAATAGAAATGTTTATTTTCTTGATTCTCGTCCTGTTAATGTTAACTGTACTTACAAAAAATAAATTTACATTTGATGAAGTAGGGTTTATTGTTCTCTCAAGTGTCTATGTAGGCTTTGGTTTTCATTATTTGATCATATCACGTGAAGTTAGTGATATTGGTCTTTTGCTTGTATTGTTTGTTATTGTACTTATATGGACAACTGATTCAGGTGCTTATTTTGTAGGAAAAGCACTTGGGAAAACGAAGTTGTGGCCGGAAATTAGTCCAAATAAAACAATAGAAGGCTCACTTGGTGGAATTGTGTTAGCAATCATTGTTGGGAGTATCTTTTATACAATCAACCCATTTCTTTCTTCATACATAACGGCATTGATGATTATTCTCGTAACGGCTATTTTTGGTCAAATTGGCGATCTAGTTGAATCGGCCTTAAAGCGCCATTATGCAGTAAAAGACTCTGGGAATGTCTTGCCGGGACATGGAGGAATCTTAGATCGGTTTGATAGTTTAATTTTCGTCATGCCAATATTGCATTTGCTTCAGCTTATTTAA
- a CDS encoding isoprenyl transferase: MLERFSKWKQAFTTTEGETFEYVLDPERIPKHIAIIMDGNGRWAAEKGLPRIAGHREGMKNVNKIVRAANALNVEVLTLYAFSTENWKRPKTEVDFLLRLPERYLKSELPTLIKENVQVRLMGTREDLPSYTLAAVDEAVEKTKTNTGLVLNFALNYGSRFEMAGAVQQIAEKVKRNELQLEEINEDVVSAHLMSSNLRDPDLLIRTSGELRLSNFMLWQLAYSEFWFTDVLWPNFNETHFHEAISVYQNRGRRYGGL; this comes from the coding sequence ATGCTCGAGAGATTTTCAAAATGGAAACAAGCTTTCACTACGACTGAAGGCGAAACGTTTGAATATGTACTGGATCCTGAAAGAATACCAAAGCATATTGCGATCATTATGGACGGGAATGGACGTTGGGCTGCAGAAAAAGGGTTGCCTAGGATCGCAGGACACCGTGAAGGGATGAAAAATGTTAATAAAATTGTAAGGGCCGCAAACGCGTTGAATGTAGAAGTCCTTACTTTATATGCTTTTTCAACTGAAAACTGGAAGCGCCCAAAAACAGAAGTGGACTTTTTGCTTAGGTTACCAGAACGGTATTTGAAAAGTGAATTGCCAACCTTAATAAAAGAAAATGTACAAGTTCGCTTGATGGGGACGAGAGAAGACTTACCTAGCTATACATTGGCTGCTGTTGATGAGGCAGTAGAGAAAACAAAAACAAACACAGGGCTTGTGTTAAACTTTGCTTTAAATTATGGAAGCCGTTTTGAAATGGCAGGAGCCGTACAACAAATCGCTGAAAAAGTGAAACGAAATGAATTGCAACTAGAAGAGATTAATGAAGATGTGGTTAGTGCCCATTTGATGAGCAGCAACCTTCGTGACCCTGATTTATTGATTCGAACAAGTGGCGAGCTCCGATTGAGCAATTTCATGCTTTGGCAGCTTGCATATAGCGAATTTTGGTTTACGGATGTTTTATGGCCAAACTTCAATGAAACACATTTTCATGAAGCCATTTCCGTATATCAGAATCGAGGTCGGAGGTATGGCGGTCTTTAG
- the frr gene encoding ribosome recycling factor: MTKEIHNDAKLRMDKAIDSLGRELAKLRAGRANPAILDRVTVEYYGAQTPLNQLSSVTVPEARLLLITPYDKTAIGNIEKAILKSDLGLTPSSDGQVIRIIIPALTEERRKDLVKIVSKTAEESKVAVRNIRRDANDELKKQQKDGELTEDDLRSATEEVQKLTDSYITKVDAKAKEKEQEIMEV, translated from the coding sequence ATGACGAAAGAAATTCATAACGATGCAAAGCTACGTATGGACAAAGCGATCGATTCACTTGGAAGAGAGTTAGCTAAACTTCGTGCAGGTCGTGCGAATCCAGCAATTCTTGACCGTGTAACTGTGGAATATTATGGTGCACAAACGCCTCTAAACCAGTTATCAAGCGTAACAGTGCCTGAAGCTCGCTTGCTTTTAATTACACCGTATGATAAAACAGCAATTGGTAATATCGAAAAAGCGATTTTGAAATCAGATTTAGGATTAACTCCTTCTAGTGATGGACAAGTTATTCGTATTATCATTCCTGCACTAACTGAAGAACGTCGTAAAGATTTAGTGAAAATTGTTTCGAAGACTGCAGAAGAGTCTAAAGTTGCCGTTCGTAATATTCGTCGTGATGCCAACGATGAATTAAAGAAACAACAAAAAGACGGCGAATTAACTGAAGATGATTTACGTAGTGCTACAGAGGAAGTTCAAAAGTTGACAGACTCGTATATTACAAAAGTTGATGCAAAGGCTAAAGAGAAAGAACAAGAAATTATGGAAGTCTGA